Below is a window of Nitrososphaerota archaeon DNA.
ATAGTTCCAGCAAAACTGGCAGGAGTCAAATCTATAATAGTTGTAACTCCACCAAACAAGCAAGGCAAAATAGATCCGATGGTTTTAGTTGCCGCAGACATTTGTGGCGCCAACATGATATTCAAGGTTGGTGGGGCACACGCAATTGCCGCTTTGGCGTTTGGCACGAAATCAATTCCCAAAGTAGACAAAATTGTAGGACCTGGTGGTGCATTTGTCACTACTGCAAAGTATCTTGTAGCTAATACTGCTTCAATTGACATGCTTGCAGGCCCAAGTGAGCTGGTAATACTTGCAGACGACTCTGCAGATCCAAAACTGGTCGCACTGGATCTTGTTTCTCAGGCAGAGCACAGCACTGACACAAAATGTCAGCTAATAACCACGTCTCCTATGTTGGCAAATAAGGTAAACTCTGAAATTGCAACACTTGCATCTACTATACCAAGAAAAGAAATAGTCCAGTCAAGCTTGAAAGAAAACGGGTTTATCGCAGTGGGAAATATTTCTGATTCCATATTGCTTGCAAATAGAATTGCTCCAGAACACATACAAATCATGACAAAAAATCCGAACATAGTAGCACAGAAAATCAAGACTGCAGGCCTAGTACTGATTGGGCAGAACACCCCATCTGCAGCAAGTGACTATCTACTTGGAACAAACCACATCTTGCCGACTAACCAGTTTGGCCGCTCCAGAGGCTCATTATCGGTTCTTGACTATCTTAAAATCCAAACCCGTATAGAATCATCAAAGTCCGAGATGAAAAAGATCAATAAACATCTCAAAACCCTGACACAATCGGAGAATCTGTCAAATCACTATGGAGCAGTAAGGGGAAGAATATGACAAAAAAACAACTCACATCCAAAATAGACGAGCTTGCGCAACTGCAAGGTTATCAAAAACCCGAATATCATTCTGGGGTTCTAAAGCTGGACTCTAATGAGAATTTTGTAATTAACAAACAACTACAGCAAGACCTGATTAATTGGGCACAAAAGAATTCCGACGTACGTGAGTATCCCCTTGGAAGATCGGAAAGACTCATAGAATCCATTGCAAACTATGTGCATCTGCCAAAGCAAATGGTCGGAATAGGAAACGGCTCTGATCAGATCTTGGACATAATTCTCTCAAATTTTGCGTCAAAGAAAACCAAGATTCTGACTTCAAATCCGACCTTTGGCTTTTTTGAAGAAAGATGCAAGCTCTACCAGATTCCGACAATAAAGATCCCATTTGCAAAAGACATGACGCTAGATATTGGGGATTTCATATCAAAATCAAAACAAGCAGACATTCTTTATCTGGATTCCCCAAACAACCCCACGGGATTCCAATTCAAAAAGGACGAAATCACGGAGCTGGTCAAAAAGGCTGATGGGCTTGTTATAATAGATGAGGCATACGGCGAATTTTCCGATTATTCCCTGGCAAGTCTGACAAAAAAGTTTGAAAATCTAATCGTGGTCAAGACGTTCTCAAAGACATTTGGCCTAGCAGGACTAAGGCTGGGCTATGTCTTGGCAGATGCAAAGTTCAT
It encodes the following:
- the hisD gene encoding histidinol dehydrogenase; translation: MKIISITKALSLAQKTRKNQNIQAVQAIISQVEKSGDSALFGFEKKFNGVNLKSLLVSKKEITDAYALVTKDQIDAITEAKKRLTRTESMLKRKLGKIIVKTNGTKITKSFEPLDKVGCYVPGGLAQYTSSAIMSIVPAKLAGVKSIIVVTPPNKQGKIDPMVLVAADICGANMIFKVGGAHAIAALAFGTKSIPKVDKIVGPGGAFVTTAKYLVANTASIDMLAGPSELVILADDSADPKLVALDLVSQAEHSTDTKCQLITTSPMLANKVNSEIATLASTIPRKEIVQSSLKENGFIAVGNISDSILLANRIAPEHIQIMTKNPNIVAQKIKTAGLVLIGQNTPSAASDYLLGTNHILPTNQFGRSRGSLSVLDYLKIQTRIESSKSEMKKINKHLKTLTQSENLSNHYGAVRGRI
- the hisC gene encoding histidinol-phosphate transaminase, producing the protein MTKKQLTSKIDELAQLQGYQKPEYHSGVLKLDSNENFVINKQLQQDLINWAQKNSDVREYPLGRSERLIESIANYVHLPKQMVGIGNGSDQILDIILSNFASKKTKILTSNPTFGFFEERCKLYQIPTIKIPFAKDMTLDIGDFISKSKQADILYLDSPNNPTGFQFKKDEITELVKKADGLVIIDEAYGEFSDYSLASLTKKFENLIVVKTFSKTFGLAGLRLGYVLADAKFIDVFSRVLQYPYPLNTIAIEAGIFALQKIKQIQETTQIIKEERSRIIKKLRETGAFDVFDSKANFVLFDARGADKRIYTALLEQGISIRKLGKIGKHEGCLRVTVGTKDMNSKFLLAMRDLLK